The stretch of DNA CCTGGATTTCCATTATATTCTTATTTTTTCAGTTGTCAATTCCTGATATCTTCTGCTGCAGGGGTCAAACCTGATCTGCGGTTTCTCCATGGAGCGCAGCCTGCTGCTCCCTCAGCTCATAAACTGCCTTTTTCAATGCCAGAAAGCTCTCCTCACTGATTATGTGCTCGATCCTGCAGGCATCATGAAGCGCTGTTTTTTCCTGGACTCCCAGCATCATCAGCCAGGAAGAGATCAGCTGATGACGTTCATATACCTTATCGGCAATCTTATGTCCATCCTCTGTCAGACGGATATCTCCGTTGTCAGCTACTGTGATGAGATTTTTCTGACGAAGATTCTTCATGGCAACACTGACACTCGGTTTCTTAAAGCCCATCTCTGCCGCGATATCCACAGCTCTTACAAGAGAGCTCCTGTTTCCAAGGATCAGGATCGTCTCTAAATAATCTTCAGATGATTCATTTGATCTCACGTTATTTACACCTCCCTCGGTTTGTTAAAACTAACCAAGTTAATCATAACATACTTCGGGAGAATGAGCAATGGTTTTTACTGCTTTCTGTTTAGTTCTGCCTCAATTGCCAGAAGGCTCTGGCTGGAGCATATCTGCAGAATTCTGGAAATTTCCAGGAGTTTTTCCCTGGAGCAGTTTCCCCGGAGCAGTTCACAATATCCCTGAAATTTCATCTGTACCAGGATATGTACCAGCTCGTGATCAACTTCTTGTCCACATTCCTTTTGAAAACGTTCATTAAGGATCTGCTCCATTTTCGTGCAGGCATCCTCACGGAAATTCTGATATCTGGTACCTTCAGCTCCATCTATGAGGATTTTTGCGATATCCCTGTTTTCCCAGATAAATTCCATAAGTATCCTGTCATATTCTTCCGGATGCAGTTGTTTTTCCTCATCCGTAAAGTCTCCCATGATCCGCTTCAGATCCTCTGCCGTCTCTTCCACGATTTCTTCAAAAAGAGCTGCTTTACTTTCAAAGAAGAAATATAGCGCTCCCGTAGTCACATCTGCTTTTTTGCAGATCGCACGAAGAGAAGCCTTCAGAAATCCCCTGTCTCTGAATTCTTCCTTCCCCGCTTCCAGAAGTCTGCTCCGCACAGCATTTTCTGATTTTTCCATATTTTACGCACTCCATCATTATTCCTGCATTCCGCTTTGCAGGAAAATTCCGCTTATTTCTGACTAGTTGTTAATATTTTAGCAATCTGGTCTTACTTGTATTTTACCTTAAATCGCTGAAAAAAGAAAGTATTTTATGCCCAGTGTCAGTCCGTCATCGGAGAATCTCCACGGTCTGTAACGATTTCATAGCCTACAGACTCCACACGTCTGGTAAGACACCCTCTGCACTCTGCTGCTTCCTCGCCTGTACAGATCTTGTTATCATAAAGTTCATACTGTTTACGGTTCTTCACCGGAGAAAGATTGGGCATTACTACATTTGCACCCGCCTGAAAACCTTTTTCCCTGCCTCTGGGGTCCAGTGTCCCCAGTGCTGTGGTTGCCGGAAGAAGTACCTGTGGAAGCATGATCCGGATGACAGACAACAGAAACAGTGTCATATCCACACTTCCTGCCGGTTCCTCTGCAAATTTCGTATCATGGTGCGGGATAAATGGTCCGATCCCCACCATATGCGGATTCAGGTCTTTAAGAAAAACAAGATCTTCCGCCAGATACTCCAGCGTCTGTCCCGGCGCACCTACCATAAATCCGGCACCTATCTGATATCCCAGTTCCTTCAGGGTATAAAGACACTGTTTACGGTTTGCAAGACTTAAACTCTCCGGATGAAGATAACGATAATGTTCCTCGCTGGCCGTCTCATGACGGAGTAAATAGCGGTCTGCTCCGGCATCTTTAAACCTCTGATAGCTTTCTTTTGATTTCTCCCCAATGGACAGCGTGATCGCACAGTCCGGATATCCCTGTTTGACGGACCGAATGATGTCAACCATCCGGTCATCATTAAACCATGGGTCTTCCCCTCCCTGGAGCACAAATGTCCGAAATCCCAGCTCATAGCCATTCTCGCAGCACTGCAGGATTTCCTCCTTCGTAAGGCGGTAACGGCTGGCATTCCTGTTAGAACGGCGGATTCCGCAGTAATAGCAGTCATTTCTGCAGTAATTGGTAAACTCTATCAGACCTCTTGTATATATTTTGTTTTCAAAATATTTTTTCTGTATACGGACAGCCTCTTCCCGAAGCAGACGAATCGCATCCGAATCCTGATATAAGTGCAGAAGTTCCGGATATTCTTCCTTTGTCAGCTGTCCTAATTTTATAAATTTTTCAACGATCCCCATACTTTATCTGTCCTTCTCTTTTATTTACAAAACTATCTGTAAAAAATATTTTATCACAAAAAAACAGATATTGCACAATATAAGTATACATGCAATATCTGTTCTTACAGAATGGTTACTGTTCATTCCGTTCTCAGTAACACAGAATGATTCAATTTTTATTTAATAAGATCCTTTACAACCTCACCGGCAATGATCAGTCCCACTACGGAAGGCACGAAGGCATTACTTCCCGGTACCTGACGTCTCTGGGTACATTTTCTTTCTGTTTCCGGAGGACAGATGCAATGAGACTTGCAGCTGATCGCCATATCATCAATTGGAGTCATGGGCTTCTCCTGTGAGTAAACCACCTTCAGTTTTTTGATCCCCCGTTTTTTCAGTTCACGACGCATAACCTTTGCAAGGGGGCAGACAGACGTTTTATAAATATCTGTCACCATGAAACCTGTCGGATCCATCTTATTTCCGGCCCCCATAGAGCTGATGATCGGTGTTCCTGAAGCCTTTGCCTGCTCTACGAGCATCAGCTTTCCGGTTACAGTGTCGATCGCATCGACTACATAATCATACTGAGAAAAATCAAAGGAATCCGCTGTCTCCGGCACATAAAATGTTTTGTGGATATTTACAACTGCATCCGGATTGATTTCAAGAATACGTTCTCTGGCTACATCAACTTTATATTTTCCTACGGTCTTTCTTGTTGCGTAAATCTGGCGATTGATATTAGTGAGGCATACTTTGTCATCATCAATGAGATCCAGGGTACCTACGCCACTTCTGACCAGTGCTTCCACCGTATATCCGCCAACACCGCCAATTCCGAATACTGCGACTCTGGAATTTTTCAGCTTTTCCATTCCTTCTTTTCCGATTAATAATTCTGTTCTTGAAAACTGATTCAGCATTTTCTGACCTCTCCTTATATTCTTTCCATGTATATTTATACCGACAACGGATATTTTTTTATATCTGTCCGATTCGTTTTACAACTGTCAGGATTCTATCATGGGAAAATAGCCTTGTCAATATCCCTACTAATAAGCTAGGAATATTTTCCCGTTTTCATCAATATATTTTATGACACAAAAAAAGATCCCTGAAAAAGGAATCTCACTGATACTGCGGGTAGCCGGACTTGAACCGGCACGGAGTTGCCCCCGAGAGATTTTAAGTCTCTTGTGTCTGCCTATTCCACCATACCCGCATATTCAATTAATTTGTTCAAAAATGGGGCCTATAGGGCTCGAACCTATGACCCTCTGCTTGTAAGGCAGATGCTCTCCCAGCTGAGCTAAGACCCCAAATATGAACGACCCAGAAGAGACTCGAACTCTCGACCTCCGCCGTGACAGGGCGGCGCTCTAACCAACTGAGCCACTGGGCCATACAAAATATAAAACTTTTAAAATGGACCTTCGGGGACTCGAACCCAGGACCGACCGGTTATGAGCCGGTTGCTCTAACCAACTGAGCTAAAGGTCCAAAAAGCCGATGATCGGACTCGAACCGATAACCTGCTGATTACAAATCAGCTGCTCTGCCAATTGAGCCACATCGGCGTATTAAACACCAAATGTTGAATCGAGTCAATGAATATCCAGTTTAGTTTTAAGTGACTCCAAGGGGATTTGAACCCCTGTTACCGCCGTGAAAGGGCGGTGTCTTAACCGCTTGACCATGGAGCCATATTTCTTTTTGTGTTTCGCTGTTTTGTATTTCCCTCAGCGACGAATTAAATAATACCATACCTTTTTTATAATTGCAAGCTTTTTTTTGAAAAATTTCAATTTTTTTTACAAACCTGCAAAACTGGCCTCAAGCCCTTATAGAATGCGAAAGTTTTACTGTTCACTCCGTGATCCACAACACGTTTCGCATTGTAATTCTCGTTTTTTCATCATCTATGAGCGTCCTTCAAGAGATTGACTTTATTTTTTGTACGTATATAATGATGTTAAAAGAATTTTGAAAGGATGATCATTATAATGAAGGTTTTATTACTGAACGGCAGTCCGCGCAAAGAAGGCTGCACCTATACAGCACTCACAGAAGTTGCCAACACTTTAAAAAAGAATGGCATTGAAGCTGAGATCTTCCAGGCTGGAGATCCTTCCCGCGAAAATGTCACAGCCGCAGCTGAAAAAATGAAAGAGGCTGATGCTCTTGTTGTCGGCTCTCCTGTTTACTGGGCTTCCCCATCCGGACAGATCATGGAATTTATGGATAAATTTGCTTCTATGGCAGGAAAATATATGGTACACAAGCCAGCCGCAGCTGTGGCTTCTGCAAGACGCGCCGGCACAACTGCAACTCTGGACGTTCTGACTAAATATTTTACATATCATCAGATGCCGGTAGTCTCCGGAAATTACTGGACAATGGTTCATGGTAATACCCCGGATGAAGTCCATAAAGATGAAGAAGGTCTTCAGATCATGCGTACACTTGGCAACAACATGACATGGCTTCTGAAATGTATTGAAGCCGGAAAGAACGCCGGTATCAATGCTCCGGAAACTGAAGAAAAGATCAAGACTAATTTTATCAGATAGTTTTATCGGGAGACTATTTTCCCTTATTATAGTAGTATGCAGCGTAGCGAAGATTCACCGTTCGCTGCGCTGTATTATTTTTCATCTGTATTTTCAACATGGTCCTATTACATTTTATAATTATGACACGTCCAATATTTATACTGCCATAATTCTTATTCCCTCTCCAGTGCCTCCATAACCTCATTCCGCATTGGCACAGATGCTGCTGCTCCTAGCCTGGAAACAGCGATTGAAGATGCTTTTGCGGCCATTCTGAGGCCTTCTTCCGGGCTCATTTTTTCCAGAACAGACGCGAGGAAATAGCCGGTAAAAGTATCTCCGGCTGCCGTAGTATCAACAGCCTTTACCGGAAAAATCCCCTGTCTGTATATACCTTTTTTATCCTGATATACAGCTCCGTCTCCTCCAAGTGTCAGTACTACAGAAGCATCTGGATACATCTGACTGAATTTCTTCAGAATCTCATCTGGTTCTTTCTCTCCTGTGATCTGCTCACCTTCAATTTCATTCACAAGAAACAGGGAAATCTTATTTAGATCGCATTTATCCAATTTATTGTTATAAGGAGATGGATTGAGAATGATCTGCATTTCTTTCTCGCTGGCTTTTTCTATGATGTAGTCCAGTTCGCTGATCTCATTCTGCAAAAGCAGCATATCTCCCTTATCGAAATGTGAAAGGACTTCATCTACAAATTCTTTCGTAATGCTCTGGTTTGCGCCACCATAGAGCAAAATACAGTTTTGACCATTCTGATCTACCTGTATCACTGTATGTCCACACGGACCTGAAATCTGATGGATAAATTCGGTATTTACATGATTATCACGGCAAGTTTCCAGCAGAATTTCTCCACCATCTCCGATCAATCCTGCATGATAAACCGGCACTCCTGCCTTCGCCAGAGCAATAGACTGATTCAATCCCTTCCCACCACAAAAAATCTTACGGTCAGTCGATGCCTG from Blautia sp. SC05B48 encodes:
- a CDS encoding metal-dependent transcriptional regulator, with amino-acid sequence MRSNESSEDYLETILILGNRSSLVRAVDIAAEMGFKKPSVSVAMKNLRQKNLITVADNGDIRLTEDGHKIADKVYERHQLISSWLMMLGVQEKTALHDACRIEHIISEESFLALKKAVYELREQQAALHGETADQV
- a CDS encoding TetR/AcrR family transcriptional regulator; this encodes MEKSENAVRSRLLEAGKEEFRDRGFLKASLRAICKKADVTTGALYFFFESKAALFEEIVEETAEDLKRIMGDFTDEEKQLHPEEYDRILMEFIWENRDIAKILIDGAEGTRYQNFREDACTKMEQILNERFQKECGQEVDHELVHILVQMKFQGYCELLRGNCSREKLLEISRILQICSSQSLLAIEAELNRKQ
- the hydE gene encoding [FeFe] hydrogenase H-cluster radical SAM maturase HydE encodes the protein MGIVEKFIKLGQLTKEEYPELLHLYQDSDAIRLLREEAVRIQKKYFENKIYTRGLIEFTNYCRNDCYYCGIRRSNRNASRYRLTKEEILQCCENGYELGFRTFVLQGGEDPWFNDDRMVDIIRSVKQGYPDCAITLSIGEKSKESYQRFKDAGADRYLLRHETASEEHYRYLHPESLSLANRKQCLYTLKELGYQIGAGFMVGAPGQTLEYLAEDLVFLKDLNPHMVGIGPFIPHHDTKFAEEPAGSVDMTLFLLSVIRIMLPQVLLPATTALGTLDPRGREKGFQAGANVVMPNLSPVKNRKQYELYDNKICTGEEAAECRGCLTRRVESVGYEIVTDRGDSPMTD
- a CDS encoding tRNA threonylcarbamoyladenosine dehydratase; protein product: MLNQFSRTELLIGKEGMEKLKNSRVAVFGIGGVGGYTVEALVRSGVGTLDLIDDDKVCLTNINRQIYATRKTVGKYKVDVARERILEINPDAVVNIHKTFYVPETADSFDFSQYDYVVDAIDTVTGKLMLVEQAKASGTPIISSMGAGNKMDPTGFMVTDIYKTSVCPLAKVMRRELKKRGIKKLKVVYSQEKPMTPIDDMAISCKSHCICPPETERKCTQRRQVPGSNAFVPSVVGLIIAGEVVKDLIK
- a CDS encoding flavodoxin family protein is translated as MKVLLLNGSPRKEGCTYTALTEVANTLKKNGIEAEIFQAGDPSRENVTAAAEKMKEADALVVGSPVYWASPSGQIMEFMDKFASMAGKYMVHKPAAAVASARRAGTTATLDVLTKYFTYHQMPVVSGNYWTMVHGNTPDEVHKDEEGLQIMRTLGNNMTWLLKCIEAGKNAGINAPETEEKIKTNFIR
- a CDS encoding ribokinase, giving the protein MKVLNFGSLNLDYVYQVNSILIPGETQASTDRKIFCGGKGLNQSIALAKAGVPVYHAGLIGDGGEILLETCRDNHVNTEFIHQISGPCGHTVIQVDQNGQNCILLYGGANQSITKEFVDEVLSHFDKGDMLLLQNEISELDYIIEKASEKEMQIILNPSPYNNKLDKCDLNKISLFLVNEIEGEQITGEKEPDEILKKFSQMYPDASVVLTLGGDGAVYQDKKGIYRQGIFPVKAVDTTAAGDTFTGYFLASVLEKMSPEEGLRMAAKASSIAVSRLGAAASVPMRNEVMEALERE